One segment of Brassica napus cultivar Da-Ae chromosome C3, Da-Ae, whole genome shotgun sequence DNA contains the following:
- the LOC106379794 gene encoding heavy metal-associated isoprenylated plant protein 27 has product MGFVDLCYRERRHRKLKQFQRVEIKVKMDCEGCERRVRKSVQGMKGVTKVTVDPKQSKLTVEGFVQPNKVVRRVMHRTGKKAELWPYVPYEVVPHPYAPGAYDKKAPPGYVRNALADPLVAPLARASSFEVKYTSAFSDDNPNACTIM; this is encoded by the exons ATGGGCTTCGTGGACCTCTGTTACCGGGAACGCCGCCACAGAAAGCTCAAGCAGTTCCAG AGGGTGGAGATAAAAGTGAAGATGGACTGCGAAGGGTGCGAGAGACGGGTGAGGAAGTCGGTGCAAGGCATGAAAGGAGTTACCAAAGTCACGGTCGATCCTAAACAGAGCAAACTAACGGTCGAGGGATTCGTCCAACCCAACAAAGTGGTGCGACGGGTGATGCATCGGACGGGGAAGAAGGCGGAGTTGTGGCCGTACGTGCCTTACGAGGTGGTGCCACACCCTTACGCACCTGGTGCCTACGACAAGAAGGCCCCTCCTGGCTATGTTCGCAATGCACTCGCCGACCCTCTTGTGGCCCCGCTTGCTCGTGCCAGCTCCTTCGAGGTCAAATACACCTCTGCCTTCAGTGATGACAATCCCAACGCTTGCACCATCATGTGA
- the LOC106382053 gene encoding lysM domain-containing GPI-anchored protein 2, whose amino-acid sequence METSRFALPLLLIATSFLLSLSAEMTGNFKCGSPGDSNTTCRSLVGYSTKNATTYASIRTLFAVDRLRSILEANNLPLSTTGAQRVNPNQVVRVPIPCTCSNGTGVSTDVPVYTVKQGDTLSAIASELFGGLVRFQMISEMNKIPNANEIAIGQRVWIPLPCSCDRVDGRDVVHYAHVVKSGSSLGAIAAQFGTDNRTLATLNGISGDAQLLADIPLDVPLRACSSYVRNNSLDASSMLLPNGSYSITANDCISCSCDASKNWTLSCEASQLRPATWPTCPPTRCPGGESLFLGNTTSTSCGPRSCAYAGYSNQTILTTLSPDPCSGSDGSTPSGNYASTFSPSFSFVVVLIQCALFCVCLL is encoded by the exons atggaaacttCCCGTTTTGCCCTTCCCCTTCTTCTCATCGCCACCTCCTTCCTCCTCTCCCTCTCCGCCGAAATGACCGGAAACTTCAAATGCGGCTCTCCCGGCGACTCAAACACCACGTGTCGCTCTCTCGTCGGCTACTCAACCAAGAACGCCACAACGTACGCCAGCATCCGAACCCTCTTCGCCGTAGATAGGCTCCGTTCGATCCTCGAAGCCAACAATCTCCCACTCTCCACCACAGGCGCTCAGCGCGTGAACCCGAACCAGGTCGTGCGCGTCCCGATCCCTTGCACTTGCTCAAACGGAACCGGCGTCTCGACAGATGTTCCGGTTTACACCGTCAAGCAAGGGGACACGCTCTCCGCCATCGCTTCCGAGCTGTTCGGAGGGTTGGTTCGTTTCCAGATGATCAGCGAGATGAACAAGATCCCCAACGCGAACGAAATCGCTATCGGTCAAAGGGTGTGGATCCCTTTGCCTTGTAGCTGCGATAGAGTGGACGGTCGAGATGTTGTCCACTATGCACACGTGGTTAAGTCCGGAAGCTCCCTCGGCGCGATCGCAGCTCAGTTTGGAACTGACAACAGGACGCTGGCTACGCTCAATGGGATCTCCGGCGATGCTCAGCTCCTCGCTGATATCCCTCTCGACGTCCCTCTCAGAG CCTGTAGCTCTTATGTAAGGAACAACTCGTTGGATGCTTCTTCTATGCTTTTGCCTAACGGATCATACTCCATCACTGCAAACGATTGCATCAGCTGCTCTTGTGATGCGTCAAAAAACTGGAC TCTAAGCTGTGAAGCCTCTCAGCTTAGGCCTGCGACCTGGCCAACTTGCCCGCCTACACGATGCCCAGGAGGAGAGAGTTTGTTTCTAGGTAACACGACTAGTACCTCTTGCGGACCTCGTTCTTGCGCCTATGCTGGTTACTCAAACCAGACAATCCTCACAACCCTTTCTCCAGATCCATGTTCAG GTTCTGATGGTTCTACACCTTCCGGTAACTATGCTTCGACGTTCAGCCCAAGCTTCAGTTTCGTGGTGGTGTTGATTCAGTGTGCTCTCTTCTGTGTATGCCTTCTCTAG
- the LOC106382054 gene encoding protein NLP1, whose protein sequence is MKSSEMEDDGGSDGGEGNGGFSPNSSFGAFPEMPMDLDLDELFFDGCWLETTDLKQSEETASASNAMNDNTPFLYFAENPFQENVSNEETERTANQEPLNQAATSSEQAEKFLLEEAEVARRWWIAPRGSEGPSSSVKERLLRAISGLDEAVPDKDFLVQIWVPFQQEGKNFLTTLAQPHLFNQKYSSLAKYRHVSETYNFPADEGSTEVGLPGRVFLQKLPEWTPDVRFFRSEEYPRIKEAQKCDVRGSLAVPVFERGSGTCLGVVEIITTTQKMNYRPELENICKALEAVDLRSSSNLKTPSTEFLQVYNDFYYVALPEISDFLATVCRSYDLPLALSWAPCDRQGKGGSRHSDENFSQCVSTIDSACFVLDEQSKCFLEACSEYHLLQGEGMVGKAFKETKLFFVPEVTIFSKTNYALAHHAKVSGLHAALAVPLKSKSNGLVEFVLEFFFPKACIDTEAKQEMLKSLSVTLQQDFRSSNLVIDKDLELEVVLPDVEDMVLSESPANGAETEESLREVHMQDSTMTKANEKGKDKKDESKLSSGLDNSQLDSVPNNVPSGAEPGGLRVDAGPSTEPASTGGGSMLGSRRPGDKRRSKNEKIIGLEVLQQYFAGSLKDAAKSIGVCPTTLKRICRHHGITRWPSRKIKKVGHSLKKLQVVMDSVQGAQGSLPLDSFYSSFPALNSPTMSSNGPFLKSKEQLQHLAEDKPAPRSPSSSCSGSSTNTANTLQVAEDADAVLKKAHSEPEPHKIIKEPPLLENLAGSSSNKSLRAGGGIKVKATFGEAIIRFTLPPSWGYRELEQEIARRFSIDNVSWFDLKYLDDDKELVLLKCEGDLEECIDIHRSSQSQTIKISLHDAFQVKLGGSFGSTGAS, encoded by the exons atgaaatcttcAGAAATGGAAGATGATGGTGGCAGTGATGGAGGAGAAGGAAATGGTGGGTTTTCACCTAATTCTAGCTTTGGGGCATTCCCTGAGATGCCCATGGATTTGGATTTGGATGAGCTCTTTTTTGATGGATGTTGGCTAGAGACAACAGATTTAAAACAGTCAGAAGAAACCGCTTCAGCTTCAAACGCCATGAATGACAACACCCCTTTCCTCTACTTTGCTGAGAACCCATTTCAAGAAAACGTTTCCAACGAAGAAACAGAGAGAACGGCGAATCAAGAACCTCTTAACCAGGCTGCAACAAGTTCCGAGCAAGCGGAAAAGTTTCTACTAGAGGAAGCTGAGGTGGCAAGGCGTTGGTGGATTGCTCCAAGAGGAAGTGAAGGCCCTTCTTCCTCTGTGAAGGAGAGACTCTTACGAGCTATAAGCGGTCTCGACGAGGCGGTGCCGGATAAGGACTTCCTTGTGCAGATATGGGTGCCATTTCAGCAGGAAGGGaagaacttcttaaccactttGGCTCAGCCACATTTATTCAACCAAAAATACTCCAGCCTTGCGAAATACAGACATGTTTCAGAGACTTATAACTTCCCTGCTGATGAGGGCTCGACAGAAGTAGGTCTCCCCGGCCGAGTTTTCCTGCAGAAATTGCCTGAGTGGACTCCTGATGTACGTTTCTTTAGGAGTGAAGAGTATCCGCGCATCAAAGAAGCGCAAAAGTGTGATGTCCGCGGGTCGCTTGCTGTCCCTGTGTTTGAAAGAGGTAGTGGGACTTGTTTGGGCGTTGTTGAGATCATCACAACAACTCAGAAGATGAATTACCGGCCAGAACTTGAGAATATCTGTAAAGCTCTTGag gCTGTTGATCTAAGGAGTTCAAGTAATTTGAAAACTCCAAGCACTGAG TTTCTGCAGGTCTATAATGATTTCTACTATGTTGCGTTGCCTGAGATATCAGATTTCTTGGCCACAGTCTGCAGATCATATGATCTGCCTCTAGCTTTGTCATGGGCCCCGTGTGATCGGCAAGGGAAAGGTGGATCCCGGCACTCTGATGAGAACTTCTCTCAGTGCGTTTCGACAATCGATTCTGCTTGCTTTGTCCTGGATGAACAAAGCAAATGTTTTCTGGAGGCATGTTCTGAATACCATCTTCTCCAAGGGGAAGGCATGGTTGGGAAAGCATTCAAGGAGACCAAACTGTTTTTTGTGCCTGAAGTGACCATATTTAGTAAGACCAACTACGCGCTTGCGCACCATGCTAAAGTGTCTGGACTACACGCTGCTTTAGCAGTCCCGTTAAAGAGCAAAAGCAATGGTTTGGTCGAGTTTGTGTTGGAGTTCTTCTTTCCAAAGGCCTGCATTGACACTGAAGCGAAACAGGAGATGCTTAAGTCATTGTCTGTGACTCTGCAGCAGGATTTCAGGAGTTCAAATCTTGTCATTGACAAAGATTTAGAGTTGGAAGTCGTATTGCCTGATGTAGAGGACATGGTACTCTCAGAGAGCCCAGCAAATGGAGCAGAAACCGAAGAGTCTTTGAGAGAAGTTCATATGCAAGACTCCACAATGACAAAGGCTAACGAGAAGGGTAAAGATAAAAAAGATGAATCCAAGCTCTCATCTGGATTGGATAACAGTCAGCTTGATTCAGTCCCCAATAATGTTCCTTCAGGAGCTGAGCCAGGAGGACTCAGAGTCGACGCAGGTCCAAGTACCGAACCAGCTTCGACTGGTGGTGGGAGTATGTTAGGGAGTAGAAGACCAGGGGACAAGAGAAGATCCAAAAATGAGAAGATCATTGGCTTGGAGGTTCTTCAACAATACTTTGCAGGAAGCCTCAAGGATGCAGCCAAGAGCATTGGTG TTTGTCCAACTACCTTGAAAAGGATATGCAGGCACCACGGAATAACGAGATGGCCCTCCCGGAAAATCAAGAAGGTTGGGCATTCGTTGAAGAAACTGCAAGTCGTTATGGACTCAGTTCAAGGTGCACAGGGATCTCTCCCACTCGATTCATTCTATTCAAGCTTCCCAGCGTTGAACTCCCCAACTATGTCCAGTAATGGCCCTTTCTTGAAAAGTAAGGAACAGTTACAACATTTGGCAGAGGATAAACCAGCACCAAGGTCACCATCATCTTCTTGTTCTGGTTCAAGCACCAACACTGCAAACACTCTGCAGGTTGCTGAGGATGCTGATGCTGTATTAAAGAAAGCTCACAGCGAGCCCGAACCGCATAAAATAATCAAGGAGCCTCCTCTTCTTGAAAATTTAGCAGGCAGTAGTAGCAACAAGAGTTTAAGAGCCGGAGGGGGCATTAAAGTGAAAGCAACGTTTGGTGAGGCCATAATACGGTTTACTTTGCCTCCGAGCTGGGGCTACAGAGAGCTGGAGCAAGAGATTGCTAGGCGTTTCAGCATAGATAACGTTTCCTGGTTTGATCTCAAGTACTTGGACGATGATAAGGAGTTGGTTCTTCTGAAATGTGAAGGGGATCTAGAAGAATGTATCGACATACATAGATCATCACAGAGCCAAACAATTAAGATAAGTCTGCACGACGCTTTTCAAGTCAAACTGGGAGGTTCTTTTGGTAGCACTGGTGCATCCTGA